The DNA segment CTAGGATTGGCGCCATTCCGGCAGGTGCCGGGTCAAACTCGAGATGATATCCATCATGTCCTCCGCTGCATCGTTCCGCGTCGAAAAAGATCTGCTTGGTACCCTTGAAGTCCCTGCCGATGCCTACTACGGCATCCAGACTCTGCGCGCTGCCAACAACTTCCACCTCTCCGGTGTTCCGCTGTCGCACTACCCGAAACTGGTAGTCGGCCTGGCGATGGTCAAGCAGGCAGCTGCTGACGCCAACCGTGAGCTGGGGCACTTGAGCGATGCCAAGCACGCCGCTATCAGCGAGGCTTGCGCCCGTCTGATCCGCGGTGACTACCATGAGCAGTTCGTGGTGGACATGATTCAAGGCGGTGCTGGTACTTCTACCAACATGAACGCCAACGAAGTGATCGCCAACATCGCGCTGGAGGCCATGGGTCACCAGAAGGGTGAGTACCAGTACCTGCACCCCAACAACGACGTGAACATGGCGCAGTCGACCAACGACGCCTACCCGACCGCGATCCGCCTGGGTCTGCTGCTGGGTCACGACGCCCTGCTGGCCAGCCTCGACAGCCTGATCCAAGCCTTCGCGGCCAAGGGTAAAGAGTTCGACCACGTCCTGAAGATGGGTCGTACCCAGCTGCAAGACGCCGTGCCGATGACCCTCGGCCAGGAATTCCGCGCCTTCGCCACCACCATGACCGAAGACCTCAACCGTCTGCGTTCGCTGGCGCCGGAACTGCTCACCGAAATCAACCTGGGTGGCACCGCCATCGGTACCGGCATCAACGCCGACCCGGGCTACCAGATGCTGGCAGTACAGCGCCTGGCGACCATCAGCGGCCAGCCGCTGGTTCCGGCTGCCGACCTGATCGAAGCCACCTCCGACATGGGCGCCTTCGTGCTGTTCTCCGGCATGCTCAAGCGTACCGCGGTCAAGCTGTCGAAGATCTGCAACGACTTGCGCCTGCTGTCCAGCGGCCCACGCACCGGCATCAACGAAATCAACCTGCCAGCGCGTCAGCCAGGCAGCTCGATCATGCCAGGCAAGGTCAACCCGGTAATCCCGGAAGCGGTCAACCAAGTGGCCTTCGCCATCATGGGCAACGACCTGGCACTGACCGTCGCCGCCGAAGGTGGCCAGCTGCAGCTGAACGTGATGGAGCCGCTGATCGCCTACAAGATCTTCGACTCGATCCGCCTGCTGCAACGCGCCATGGACATGCTGCGCGAGCACTGCATCGTCGGCATCACTGCCAACGAACAGCGCTGCCGTGAACTGGTCGAGCACTCGATCGGCCTGGTCACCGCCCTGAACCCGTACATCGGCTACGAAAACGCCACCCGTATCGCCCGCGTTGCCCTGGAAACCGGCCGCGGCGTACTGGAACTGGTGCGCGAAGAGAAGCTGCTGGACGAAGCGATGCTCAACGACATCCTGCGTCCGGAAAACATGATCGCTCCACGTCTGGTGCCGCTGAAGGCGTAACCGACGACTGCAACCTGTCTCACCAGGTTTGAGGGACTAGACACCTCTCGACCTTTCAAGGGCCCGAGCGCACGCTCAGGGCCCTTTTTTTATCCCGGCCCTGAACAGACGCCCGGCACACAACTTGCTCCATAATGCCTCCCAACCCACGGGATTGCCGAGCATGCTGCACAGCCACCTGACCACCCTCAACGCCGTTTCGCTGATTCTCAAGGTTTTCCAAGAGAGCGGCTGCGATGCGTCGAGCCTGCTAGCCGGCAGCGGCATTGGCCCAGCGGACCTGGGCCATGCCGATGCGCGCATCACCACCCAGCAAGAATTGCAGGTGTGCGCCAACGCCGTGGCCCGGCGCGAGGAGATCGGCCTGGAGCTCGGCCGGCGCATGCATGTGTCGTGCTACGGCATGCTTGGTTACGCCTTGCTCTCCAGTGCCACTTTGGGTGACGCCCTGCGCCTGGCCCTGCGCTATCCGGCACTGCTGGGAACAGTTTTCGAGCTTCGCCTGATCGACGATGGCCAGCGGATCTGGTTCAGCGCCAGCGATTACCGCGACAGCCCAGCGCTGGCGACCTTCAATGCCGAGTTCTGCCTGGTGTCGCTGAAAACCATCTGCGACGACCTGCTCGGCCGCCCGCTGCCGTTGCTGGCAGCACGCTTCGAACATGCCCAGCCCAGCTATCACGCGCTTTATAGCGGTGCATTCCCCTGCCCGTTGGGGTTTGCCGCCGGCGACAACGCCTTTGCCTTCGAACGGCGCTGGTTGGACATGCCGCTGCCGTTGGCCGATCCGGTGACCCACAAGGCCATGAGCGAGCGCTGCCGGCAGTTGAACCTTGAGTTCACCGGGCGCCAGGCCTGGCTGGGGCGGATTCGCCAGCTGCTGATCCAGCAGTTGGACGCAGCGCCTGGGCTGGAAGGTTTGGCGCGACAGATGAACTGCTCGTCGCGCACCCTGCGCCGCCATCTGCAAGCGCTGGGCAGTAGTTATCAACAGCTGCTGGATGAGCTGCGCTTCGAGCGAGCCAAGCAGCTGCTGGCCGAGGACCAAATGCCGATCTATCGGATTGCCGAGACCTTGGGCTTCAGCGAGACCGCCAGTTTCCGCCATGCCTTCCAGCGCTGGAGCGGCGTGGCGCCTAGTCATTTTCGCGGCTGATCGGCAGCGCCTCCATCGCGGGGCAAGCCCGCTCCCACGCAGTAGCGTTCACGCGTTGAATCCTCGTTGGAAATCCTCATGTGGAATTCACGTGAGGAATGCTCGTGTGGAATTCACGTGGGAGCGGGCTTGCCCCGCGATAGCGAAAGCACAAACGACAACGGCCATCGAACCTGGCCACATCGATCCCCTTTTGGCCACCACCATCGTTCTCCACCACCGGCCAGCCACTGACAATGGACCAACGCCAGTAACCTTCGGAGAACAACAAATGCTGACGATCTATTCCGATGATCACCGCCTGCACCACGGCCGTTGCGAGCTGATCGATGGCAAGCTGATGCCTTGCTTCGAGATGCCCTCGCGCGCCGATCATGTCCTTGATCAAGTCAACAAGCGCAACCTGGGCCCAGTCCAAGGCCCGACCGATTTCGGCCGTTCACCGCTGCAGCGGATCCACAGCGCCGACTACCTGAACTTCTTCGAAGGCGCCTGGGCGCGCTGGGCCGCACTGGGCCATGACGGCGACTTGCTGCCGTTCACCTGGCCGGCACGCACCCTGCGCCAGGTCAAACCCACCGGGCTGCACGGCGAGCTGGGCTACTACAGCTTCGATGCCGGCGCGCCGATCACCGCTGGCACCTGGCAAGCAGCCTACAGCGCCGCGCAAGTCGCGCTGACTGCCCAGGCAGCCATCCAGCAAGGCGCCCATTCGGCGTTCGCCCTGTGCCGACCACCCGGGCACCACGCCGCTGGCGAAGTCATGGGCGGCTACTGCTACCTGAACAACGCCGCCATCGCCGCCCAAGCGTTTCTCGACCAGGGCCACAGCAAGGTGGCGATCCTCGACGTCGACTACCACCACGGTAACGGCACCCAGGACATCTTCTACAGCCGCAACGATGTGTTCTTCGCCTCGATCCACGGCGATCCGGTCGATGAGTTCCCGTTCTTCCTCGGCTATGCCGACGAGACCGGCGAGGGCGCTGGCGAAGGCTGCAACATCAATTATCCATTGCCCGCCGGTAGCGACTGGGCGGCCTGGAGCCAGGCCCTGGAAGACGCCTGCCAGCGCATCGATGCCTATGCAGCGGACGTGCTGGTGATATCCCTGGGCGTGGACACCTTCAAGGATGACCCGATCTCGCAGTTCAAACTCGACAGCCCCGACTACCTGCAAATGGGCGAGCGCATCGCACGCCTCGGCAAGCCGACCTTGTTCGTGATGGAAGGTGGCTACGCTGTTGAGGAAATCGGCATCAACGCGGTCAATGTGCTGGAGGGCTTCCAGCGCGCCCAACCAGGAGCCAGGCCATGAAACGACTCAAGCGACTGTTTGCCCCCTTGCTGGTCGCCGGCCTTGCCGCTGGCGCCCTGCAAGCCCATGCCGAACAGCGCACCCTGCGCGTCTACAACTGGTTCGACTACATCACCCCGCAGACCCTGACCGACTTCCAGAAGGACAGCCAGGTCAAGCTGGTCTACGACATCTTCGACACCAACGAGGCGCTGGAAGCCAAGCTGCTCACCGGCAACTCCGGGTATGACGTGGTGGTGCCGTCCAACGTGTTCCTGGCCAAGCAGATCGAGGCTGGCGTGTTCCAGCCGCTGGAGCGCAGCAAACTGCCGAACTGGCAGCACCTGGACCCGGCACTGATGAAGCTGATCGAAGCCAACGACCCCGGTAACAAGTTCGCCGTGCCCTACATGTACGGCACCGTGCTGATCGGCTTCAACCCAGACAAGGTCAAGGCCGTGCTCGGCGCCGATGCCCCGGTGGACAGCTGGGACCTGATCTTCAAGGAAGAGAACATCGCCAAGCTCAAGCAGTGTGGTGTGGCCCTGCTCGATTCGCCGTCCGAGATCCTGCCACTGGCGTTGAAGTACCTGGGCCTGGACCCTAATAGCGGCAAGCCGGATGACTACAAGAAAGCCGAAGCACTGTTGCTGAAGATTCGCCCGCACATCACCTACTTCCACTCCTCCAAGTACATGGCGGACATCGCCAATGGCGATATCTGTGTGGCCGTAGGCTACTCCGGCAGTTTCTCCCAAGCCGCCAACCGCGCGCGCGATGCCAAGAATGGCGTGGTGGTGGATATGCGCCTGCCCAAGGAAGGTGCGCCGATCTGGTTCGATATGCTGGCGATTCCGAAAGGCGCGGCCAATCCTGAGGATGCGCATGTGTTCATCAACTACCTGCTGCGGCCTGAGGTAATTGCCCCGATCAGTGACTTTGTCGGGTATCCGAATCCGAACAAAGATGCGACGCAGAAGGTCAGCCCAGCGATTCGGAACAACCCGAATCTGTATCCGACCGAGGAAGCGATGGCCAAGCTGTACACGCTCAAGCCGCTGCCACGGGATGCCGAACGGGCGCGGACTCGGGCTTGGACGCGAATCAAGTCCGGGACCTGATTGGAGATCTTGGGGCTGCGACGCAGCCCATCGCGGGGCAAGCCCGCTCCCACGCAACGATCCCTAGAGCGCTCGTGGGAGCTGGCGCAGCCTGCGATGGGCCGCAACGCGGCCCCAGCTACCTCCACACCTTACGCAAGCGCATCAACGCATCGGCAATCTGCGCCTGCGGCACCGCCGCAAACCCCAGCACCAGCCCCGCGCGCTTATCCACAGGCACCTCGCTGTCCTCCAACCAATAACTACTCAGCGGATTCACCTCCACCCCTACCGCCTCGGCCTGTGCGACCAATTCACGCTCGCGGGCAAGGTTATCCACAGCCACTTTCACATGCAGCCCCGCCGACACCTCCGGCATCGCCCCCAAGCCGGCAACCCCCTCCGGCCACCCGGCCTTGAGCACATTGCGCCGGCTCAACGCCGCCCGGCGCATGCGACGGATATGCCGCAGAAAATGTCCCTGGGCCATGAACTGGGCCATCACACACTGGGTACCCACTTCCGAATGCCGCACCGCCAAGGCGCGGGCCTGACTGAACGCCTCGACCAAACGCTGCGGCAACACCAGGTAACCCAAGCGCAGCGCGGGAAAGGCAATCTTGCCGAAGGTGCCGACGTACAGCACCCGCCCCTGCCGATCGAGTGCCGCCAACGGCGCCAGCGGCGCGCCGCTGTAGCGGTACTCACCGTCGTAGTCGTCCTCGATGATCCAGCCATCCTGGCGCTCGGCCCAGGCCAGCAGCGACAAACGCCGGGCCAGGCTCATGGTCACCCCTGTGGGGTACTGATGGGCCGGCGTTACATAGGCCAAACGACAATCAGCCAATTGTGCGAGCTTGGCGCAATCGAGCCCCTCGTCATCCACTGGTACCCCACGCACTCGCCCACCGGCGATGGCAAAGGCGTGCCCAGCGGCGCGATACCCTGGGTTTTCCACAGCCACTGCCTCGCCAGGCTGCAATAGCAGCTGTGCACAAAGGCTGATTGCCTCCTGTGCGCCACTGGTGATCACAATTTGTCCAGCGCTGCACGACATGCCCCTGGAGCGGCGCAGGTAGGCGGCAATCAGTTCACGCAGCTGAGGCTCTCCTGCCGGGTCGCCATAGCCTAGCTGCGCAGGCTCTGGATTTCGCCAGAAACCCGCTTGCAGCTTGGCCCACACGTCGAATGGGAATAGATCGAAGGCAGGAATACCCACCCGAAACGCCCGCGGTGGACCGCTTCTGGGCGCAGGCAAATGATGATTTTTCAGACGCTCAAGAGGCTCGCTGGAGCGGTCACTGCTGGACAAATCCACAGTATCAGACACAGAAAATGTGGATAACCCTGTTGATAACCTACGGGATAACCCTGTGGACAGTTGTGTGGATAGTTTTGGCAGCTGGCTTACATAGGTGCCATCCCCTACCCGGCTTTCGATGTACCCCTCGGCATACAACTGGTCGTAGGCGCGCACTACGCTGTTGCGCGAAAGCGCCAACATACTGGCCAGATCGCGGGTGGCCGGCAGCCGTGTGCCGCTGCTCAGGCGCCCATCCAGCACCCGCGCGCGCAAAGCCTGGTAGAGCTGCTGGCTCAGGCCGCGACGTTGGTCGAGGACGATCCCAGCCGGGTCGAAGGGCAACACGATGGGGTGATCGCTCATGGGATTGGACCTATCAAATCTGTCTTGAATGGCTCTTAACCTAGACCAATAGCCTGCCTAGGATGAAGCCATTCGACAAGGAACCTGCCATGTACAACAGCAAACCCCATCAGGAGCACGACCTTGGGCGCCTGCACCAGCAGATGCTGGAAACCCGCCTGGCCGTGCTGGTGACGCATGGCGAGCAAGGCTTGCTCGCCAGCCACCTGCCGGTGCTGATCGACACAGGCGAAGGCGAGTTCGGCACCGTCTACGGCCACTTGGCCAAAGCCAACAAGCAATGGCAGGCGCTGGAGCAAGGCGGCGAAGCGCTAGTGGTGTTCGCCGGCCCCGACGCCTACGTCAGCCCGAGTTTCTACCCAAGCAAGGCCGAGCAGCACAAGGTGGTCCCCACCTGGAACTACCTGGCCGTGCATGCCTACGGCTGTGTTCAAGTGATCCACGATGCAGCCGGCCTGCTGGACATCGTCAGCCGCCTGAGCGACCTGCATGAGCAAGGGCGCAGCGAGCCGTGGAGTGTCAGTGACGCGCCCAGTGACTACATCGACGGCATGCTGCGCGCGATTGTCGGTTTCCGCTTGCCCATCACCCGCCTGCAAGGTGCGCGCAAACTCAGTCAGAACCGCTCGGCCGAGGACATCGCAGGCGTGCGCGAAGGCTTGGCCAGCAGCGCCGATCATCAGGACCAACAACTTGCCGCGCACATGCGCCCACTCTGAAGGAATAGCCCCATGCCCACCGTCACCATCCGCCCGGTCAACGCCAACGACCACGCTGCCTGGCTGCCTCTGTGGCAAGCCTATCTGCGCTTCTACCAGACCGAGCTGCCCGCCGAGGTCAGCGCAGTAACCTGGCAACGCCTGCTCGACCCGCAGGAGCCCACCCATTCAGCGCTGGCCTGGGTCGATGGCAAGGCGGTGGGCATGGTCAACTGGATCTATCATCGTTCCAACTGGAGCATCGAAAATTCCTGCTACCTGCAGGATCTGTACGTAGACGCAGATCAGCGTGGCCTGGGTGTTGGCCGCCAGTTGATCGAACAGGTCTATGGCACAGCCAAGGCCGCTGGCTGCATCAAGGTGCACTGGCTGACTCACGAGACCAACGCTACCGCCATCAGCCTCTACGAGCAGGTCGCGGAACGTCCGGGCTTCATCCAATTTCGCAAAGCGCTGTAAGACAGGAGCCACATATGAGTCAGCTGTCGCAATGGAAGCCCGCTATCGTTCCTCAGGCCGAGCCCATCGAGGGGCGGTTCATTCGCCTGGAAAAGCTTGATCCGACACGCCATGGCGAAGACCTGTGGGAAGTGCTGCAAGGCCCCGAGTCTGACCCGGTGCTATGGAACTACCTGCCATACGGTCCATTTGCCGAGCGCGCCGCCTTCGATCGTTGGCTGGAGGGCAACGCGGCCAGCCGCGACCCGCTGTTCTATAGCGTCATCGACCGCACCAACGGCCAGGTACAGGGGATTCTCAGCCTGATGTCGATCGTGCCCGAGCATGGCCGCATCGAGATCGGCCACATCGCCTTTGGTGCAGCCATGCAGCGCACACCGAAGGGTACTGAAGCGGTGTATTTGCTGGGCAAGCTGGGTTTTGAGTTGGGCAATCGTCGCCTGGAGTGGAAGTGCAACAACGCCAACGCCCGTTCCAAGCGGGCAGCAGAGCGCTTTGGCTTTACCTACGAGGGGGTGTTCCGCAATCACATGGTGATCAAGGGGCAGAACCGCGATACGGCCTGGTATTCGATTACCGATCAAGAGTGGCCGGCGGTGGCGGCGGGGTTTGAACGGTGGTTGAGCGAGGACAACCAATCGGCCCAGGGGCAGGTGGAATCACTGCAAGCGTGTCGTGCACAGGTGAAGTGAGGCGTTGTCAGTACCACCGCTATCGCGGGTAGGCTTGCCCGCGATAGCGGTCAAGCACACAAAAAAAGGGGAGCTATC comes from the Pseudomonas urmiensis genome and includes:
- the aspA gene encoding aspartate ammonia-lyase, with protein sequence MSSAASFRVEKDLLGTLEVPADAYYGIQTLRAANNFHLSGVPLSHYPKLVVGLAMVKQAAADANRELGHLSDAKHAAISEACARLIRGDYHEQFVVDMIQGGAGTSTNMNANEVIANIALEAMGHQKGEYQYLHPNNDVNMAQSTNDAYPTAIRLGLLLGHDALLASLDSLIQAFAAKGKEFDHVLKMGRTQLQDAVPMTLGQEFRAFATTMTEDLNRLRSLAPELLTEINLGGTAIGTGINADPGYQMLAVQRLATISGQPLVPAADLIEATSDMGAFVLFSGMLKRTAVKLSKICNDLRLLSSGPRTGINEINLPARQPGSSIMPGKVNPVIPEAVNQVAFAIMGNDLALTVAAEGGQLQLNVMEPLIAYKIFDSIRLLQRAMDMLREHCIVGITANEQRCRELVEHSIGLVTALNPYIGYENATRIARVALETGRGVLELVREEKLLDEAMLNDILRPENMIAPRLVPLKA
- a CDS encoding AraC family transcriptional regulator; protein product: MLHSHLTTLNAVSLILKVFQESGCDASSLLAGSGIGPADLGHADARITTQQELQVCANAVARREEIGLELGRRMHVSCYGMLGYALLSSATLGDALRLALRYPALLGTVFELRLIDDGQRIWFSASDYRDSPALATFNAEFCLVSLKTICDDLLGRPLPLLAARFEHAQPSYHALYSGAFPCPLGFAAGDNAFAFERRWLDMPLPLADPVTHKAMSERCRQLNLEFTGRQAWLGRIRQLLIQQLDAAPGLEGLARQMNCSSRTLRRHLQALGSSYQQLLDELRFERAKQLLAEDQMPIYRIAETLGFSETASFRHAFQRWSGVAPSHFRG
- a CDS encoding histone deacetylase family protein; amino-acid sequence: MLTIYSDDHRLHHGRCELIDGKLMPCFEMPSRADHVLDQVNKRNLGPVQGPTDFGRSPLQRIHSADYLNFFEGAWARWAALGHDGDLLPFTWPARTLRQVKPTGLHGELGYYSFDAGAPITAGTWQAAYSAAQVALTAQAAIQQGAHSAFALCRPPGHHAAGEVMGGYCYLNNAAIAAQAFLDQGHSKVAILDVDYHHGNGTQDIFYSRNDVFFASIHGDPVDEFPFFLGYADETGEGAGEGCNINYPLPAGSDWAAWSQALEDACQRIDAYAADVLVISLGVDTFKDDPISQFKLDSPDYLQMGERIARLGKPTLFVMEGGYAVEEIGINAVNVLEGFQRAQPGARP
- a CDS encoding polyamine ABC transporter substrate-binding protein, yielding MKRLKRLFAPLLVAGLAAGALQAHAEQRTLRVYNWFDYITPQTLTDFQKDSQVKLVYDIFDTNEALEAKLLTGNSGYDVVVPSNVFLAKQIEAGVFQPLERSKLPNWQHLDPALMKLIEANDPGNKFAVPYMYGTVLIGFNPDKVKAVLGADAPVDSWDLIFKEENIAKLKQCGVALLDSPSEILPLALKYLGLDPNSGKPDDYKKAEALLLKIRPHITYFHSSKYMADIANGDICVAVGYSGSFSQAANRARDAKNGVVVDMRLPKEGAPIWFDMLAIPKGAANPEDAHVFINYLLRPEVIAPISDFVGYPNPNKDATQKVSPAIRNNPNLYPTEEAMAKLYTLKPLPRDAERARTRAWTRIKSGT
- a CDS encoding PLP-dependent aminotransferase family protein → MSDHPIVLPFDPAGIVLDQRRGLSQQLYQALRARVLDGRLSSGTRLPATRDLASMLALSRNSVVRAYDQLYAEGYIESRVGDGTYVSQLPKLSTQLSTGLSRRLSTGLSTFSVSDTVDLSSSDRSSEPLERLKNHHLPAPRSGPPRAFRVGIPAFDLFPFDVWAKLQAGFWRNPEPAQLGYGDPAGEPQLRELIAAYLRRSRGMSCSAGQIVITSGAQEAISLCAQLLLQPGEAVAVENPGYRAAGHAFAIAGGRVRGVPVDDEGLDCAKLAQLADCRLAYVTPAHQYPTGVTMSLARRLSLLAWAERQDGWIIEDDYDGEYRYSGAPLAPLAALDRQGRVLYVGTFGKIAFPALRLGYLVLPQRLVEAFSQARALAVRHSEVGTQCVMAQFMAQGHFLRHIRRMRRAALSRRNVLKAGWPEGVAGLGAMPEVSAGLHVKVAVDNLARERELVAQAEAVGVEVNPLSSYWLEDSEVPVDKRAGLVLGFAAVPQAQIADALMRLRKVWR
- a CDS encoding FMN-binding negative transcriptional regulator, producing MYNSKPHQEHDLGRLHQQMLETRLAVLVTHGEQGLLASHLPVLIDTGEGEFGTVYGHLAKANKQWQALEQGGEALVVFAGPDAYVSPSFYPSKAEQHKVVPTWNYLAVHAYGCVQVIHDAAGLLDIVSRLSDLHEQGRSEPWSVSDAPSDYIDGMLRAIVGFRLPITRLQGARKLSQNRSAEDIAGVREGLASSADHQDQQLAAHMRPL
- a CDS encoding GNAT family N-acetyltransferase; translation: MPTVTIRPVNANDHAAWLPLWQAYLRFYQTELPAEVSAVTWQRLLDPQEPTHSALAWVDGKAVGMVNWIYHRSNWSIENSCYLQDLYVDADQRGLGVGRQLIEQVYGTAKAAGCIKVHWLTHETNATAISLYEQVAERPGFIQFRKAL
- a CDS encoding GNAT family N-acetyltransferase, translated to MSQLSQWKPAIVPQAEPIEGRFIRLEKLDPTRHGEDLWEVLQGPESDPVLWNYLPYGPFAERAAFDRWLEGNAASRDPLFYSVIDRTNGQVQGILSLMSIVPEHGRIEIGHIAFGAAMQRTPKGTEAVYLLGKLGFELGNRRLEWKCNNANARSKRAAERFGFTYEGVFRNHMVIKGQNRDTAWYSITDQEWPAVAAGFERWLSEDNQSAQGQVESLQACRAQVK